From Butyricimonas paravirosa, one genomic window encodes:
- a CDS encoding ParA family protein — protein sequence MDKETLFVALSNQKGGVGKSAFTILLASYFHYVENLNVAVIDCDSPQHSLVRMRERDKKAIDRSDHYKQQMMAQWERIKKKAYPIIGVRAEKAREAADELVKNSEHPIDLVLVDLPGTVDAQGVFRTIVNMDYVITPITADKMVMQSSLSFSTTVLDYIRDRPEIPLKDILFFWNKIERRANTEVFDIYRMMMQRLKLTVLETTVPDTCRYDKELSVSSKSYFRCTLLPPPAKLLKGSGFVELANELKEKLKL from the coding sequence ATGGACAAGGAAACATTATTTGTTGCACTCAGCAACCAGAAAGGCGGCGTCGGAAAATCGGCTTTCACGATTCTGCTCGCCAGTTATTTTCATTACGTGGAAAATCTGAATGTGGCGGTCATCGACTGCGACTCTCCGCAGCACAGCCTCGTACGTATGCGGGAGAGGGACAAAAAGGCCATTGACCGGAGCGACCATTATAAGCAGCAGATGATGGCGCAGTGGGAACGCATCAAAAAGAAAGCCTATCCGATTATCGGTGTCAGGGCGGAGAAAGCGAGGGAAGCCGCCGATGAGCTGGTGAAAAACAGCGAACATCCCATCGACCTGGTTCTGGTCGATCTGCCGGGTACGGTGGACGCGCAGGGCGTGTTCCGTACCATTGTCAATATGGATTACGTGATTACCCCGATTACGGCGGACAAGATGGTCATGCAGAGCAGCCTCTCTTTCTCCACCACCGTGCTGGACTATATTCGCGACAGACCTGAAATCCCGCTGAAGGACATCCTTTTCTTCTGGAACAAGATAGAACGCAGGGCCAATACCGAGGTGTTCGACATCTACCGGATGATGATGCAGCGACTGAAGCTGACAGTGTTGGAAACCACTGTTCCCGACACGTGCCGCTACGATAAGGAGCTGTCCGTCAGCAGCAAGAGTTATTTCCGCTGTACACTGCTGCCGCCTCCGGCCAAATTGCTGAAAGGGAGCGGATTCGTGGAGCTGGCAAACGAACTGAAAGAGAAACTTAAACTGTAA